In the Schaalia hyovaginalis genome, CACCTCATCGGTCGACACCCGGACCGAGGTGCTGGTCCAGCGCGCGATGGACAGCCTCAGGCAGGGGCGGACGGCCTTCGTCATCGCGCACCGGCTCTCCACGATCCGCGACGCCGACCTCATCCTCGTGATGGAGGAGGGGGACGTCGTCGAGATGGGGCGCCATGAGGACCTCCTCGCCGCCGACGGAGCCTACGCGCGCCTCTACAATGCGCAGTTCGCGGGTCCTAGCGGGGGTAGCGTTTAAGTATGGCCGCCCCCAGCCCTCAACACGTAGTGTTGACAATTGGCGATTTTGCTGAACCTAAGCCACGACGCGGCGAAAGTGTCACCCTGGTCGAATCCCAATACGTTACGCCGTCTTCCCTGTGCACACCGAGCTCGTCAAGGCTGATGACCGCAGCAAGAATCGCTTCATAGTCATCGGCCTCCCACACAAGGACAACCCTGTTTTCGTCGAGCGCAGCGAGCGCTGAATAGGCAGCTGCCCCTTCATCAACGACGATCGGCTCAGACCAGGATTCTCCTTCATCCGTAGAGACGTGAACCGAGAGACGGCACCTCTCTACGGGAGAGGAACACATCGAGGCAAGGAAGACATCACCGATACGCACGAGCCCGCCATTACAGCCCGGGTCAACGAGCGCTTCCTCAACTCGCGGAGCCGTAAAGTTCGCACCAGCATCCTTCGAGCGAGCAGAACGGCGTCTGGGTGCGGAGCGCGCATGGAGCAGGACCTCGCCGTTTGAAAGAGCAATCACCTTCGATTCGTCACATCCGGGGCCAAGCGGAGTGCCGAGTGTCCATGTCTGTCCATGATCTGAAGATGTTGCGCACACTGCGTAATCTTCATCGTTGATCCTTGCAACGAAAGGCTGGACAAGACGACCGTCAGGAAGAATGGTACCTGTACCCGAAGCGGTGAACATCCCCGCAACTCCATCGGGCCGCAACTCGGAAAGATCTCTGTGACTCCAGGTCTGACCATGATCGTCAGAAACCGAGAGCCAAAGCTCCAGGCCTGCTCCACCCGCAACCGCAGAGAAGTATGACTCTCCCATCGAGCCTACTGACCAGCAAAACACCCGGTCCGTGAATGGATCATACGTAAGCGCCGCGTCCCCGAATCCGTGTCCGGGCTCGTGACGGCGTAACACCATTGGCGAAGACCAGCTCTTCCCTTCATCATCGGAAGAAACAAGAGCTATATCGAAATCTGCTGGGAGGTCACGCCAATCAGCACGAACATCAAAGGCGACGAGGATCCTATTGCCCGCAATTGTCACCGCAGGGATCCGATAGAGGGGGGTTTGGAAGGCTGAGCCGGGGAAAGGATCACCGCGTCGGATTAAATTGATTATGCGCATGGAAGAATGCTCTCCCTTCGATTCCTCTACACGTACTTATCTGAGTATAAAATGCTTATTGACTAAGCTGAAAGTCATCCAGTTCCATCATTTTACACGAAAGAAGCGAAATGACACGTTTTCTCAAAAAACTCTCGATCACCCTCCCCACCGGCGCGCCGATCCCGGTTTTCGGCTTCGGCACCTACAAGGTGACGAGCGGCGTCTACGAGACCGTCTCCAGCGCCCTCGCCCTCGGCTATCGGCATATCGATACGGCCCAGATGTACGGGAACGAGGCGGAAGTGGGACGGGCCATCGCCGACTCCGGCGTGCCCCGCGAGGAGCTCTTCATCACCTCGAAGCTCGACAACGGCAACCACGAGCCCGCCGCCGCGCGCGCCTCATTCGACAAGACCCTGGCCGATCTGCGCACCGACTACGTGGACCTCTTCCTCATCCACTGGCCCCTGCCGACCCTGTACGACGGGGATGTGGCTCTGCCCTGGCCCGTGCTCGAAGAGTTCCACGCCCAGGGCCGCGCCCGCGCGATCGGCCTGTCGAACTACACGATCGAGCACATCGAGAGGGTCCTGGACGCTGCGGAAGTCGCACCCCACGTCCTCCAGGTCGAGGCGCATCCCTTCTTCCCGAACAACGAGGTGCGCGACTTCGCCCGCGCTCACGGCATGACGACGCAGGCATGGTCGCCATTGGCCAGGGGGCGCGCGGCGAAGGACCCCGCACTGGCCCGGATCGCGGCCTCGATCGGAAGGACCGGGCCGCAGGTGGCGCTGCGCTGGGCGCTCGACCGCGGCGACATCGTCTTCCCGAAGTCGGTGACGCCTGCGCGCCAGGCGGAGAACCTCGACGTCTTCTCCTTCACGCTTGCGGACTCCCTTCGCGCCCGCATCGACGCGCTCGACGAGGGCGAGGCCGGGCGCACCGGTTCTCACCCGGACACGATGAATCGACTCTGAGAAGGCGATCCGCCCCGGCATGTCACCGAGTGGGACGAGGGTGTCCTCGCGAGGGCACTCGCGCTACCCTCGGGCGCATGTCTGAAGATCAGCCCCTTGACCGGATGCTCGCCACTCTCGCGCCCGTGCCCCAGGGCGAGTACGTGTTCGCCCTCGTCGACGAGGTGCCCGCGGGAACCGATCCCTTCGCAGTGATTCGCGATGAGGACCGGTACACCGTCGTCCTCGAGAAGTCCGAGGCCGAGGCGGCGGGCCTGCCCGTCGACAAGACCTACGCGCACCTGTCGCTCGGCCTCGACGCGGACCTGGATTCGATCGGCGTGACCGCGACGATCGCTCAGGTCCTCTCGGCCCGTTCGATCGTGGCGAATGCGATCGCCTGCACCCGGCACGACCACTTCTTCGTCCAGGCGGATCGGGCGGATGAGGCCGCGCAGCTCCTCGCCGACCTGGGGAAGAACGCGCGCGGCTGGCTGCCTCGCCTCTGAGACGAGGCGGGCGCGGGCTTCGGGGCGCCCCACCTGGCGTTCAACGGCCGCCGGGGTAGACTCGGCCCCATGGCGAAGGAGCTTTCGCGGACCGACCGCGCCATCGTGCGCCTGGCGGACGGCACGGTTAAACAGCAGAACCTCTTGACCGGAACGGAGGTGTGGACGGTTCCGGGTCGCGGGAACCGGCCCCTCTCGGTACCGGATGCCCAGGTCCGACCGATCGATCACGGACGCGATGGGGGGCACTGCGCCTTTTGCGAGCACCGCTACCTCGAGACCCCGCCGGAGAAGTCCCGCCTCGTCCTCGACGATCACGGCGACTGGCGTGAGCTCTCGGGCCTTCCCGCTGAAGCCCTCTCCGAGACGACCGCCGAGTTCCGGCGGATCCCGAACCTCTTCGAGATCGTCTCCTACAACTACTGGCATCTCAACCACGGGCACACCCCCTCTGAGGCCGAGCACCGGCGGATGGCCGAGTACCTCGCCTCCCCCACGGGCTACGACCACGTCATGTCCGTGGTGCGTTCGCGCCTCCTCGCCTCGGGCGTCGATGACGCTGAGATCTCCGCGATGAGCGATTCGCAGATGCTCGGGCACGCGAACGGGTTCTTCTCCGGCGGCCACGACATCATCATCGCGAAACGCCACTACGCGGACGGCGCGACCGACGAGTCCCAGCTCGCGGGTTCGGGCACCCTCACCCCCGAAGAGCACTACCGGTACACGGACTTCACCGCCCGGTCGATGGAGGACCTCTACGGCCTCGACCCGAACGTCCGTTACGTCGCGACCTTCCAGAATTGGCTCAAACCCGCGGGAGCCTCCTTCGATCATCTGCACAAGCAGCTCGTCGCCATCGACGACCTGGCAGTGCAGACCGAGGCCGAGCTCAACCGTCTGCGCTCCCAGCCCGATATCTACGAGGAGATCCTCAAGGTCGCGGCCACGCGCAAGCTCCTCATCGCGCAGAACGATCACGCGGTCGCGATGGCGGGCTTCGGCCACCGCTTCCCGGGCATCGCGATCTGGCCCTTACACTCCCCGATCAACCCGTGGGAGGCGAGCGCGGAGCAGATGCGCGGCGTGTCCGACATCCTCCACGCCATGCACGCCGCGACCGGCGCCGACGTGCCCTGCAACGAGGAGTGGTACCACCGGCCGCCGACGGTCCGCACGCCGATGCGGTGGAGGATCCTCCTCAAGTGGCGGATCTCGACTCTTGCGGGTTTCGAGGGCGGGACGCGCATCTACCTCAACACGATCGATCCGTGGACCGTGGTCGACAAGGTCCTCCCCCGGCTGCACGAGATGCGCGAGGCCGGAACGATCGCTCCGATGCGCCTCGGCGCCGAGTGCCGCGTCGATCCGGGGATGCTCGAAGGCTGAGCCGCCGGGAGGCTGACCGCCCGAAGACTGAGCCGCACGGAGGCCCGGGAAGCGGCCGGTCGGATGCGGGCGGCCTCAGCAGGGGGCGCGGGCCCACCGGCCTCGGACTTCAGCCCGCGGCCGCCCCGCTCCAGGTCGCGCGTCGATCCGCGAGCCCCGCCGCATCCATCGGAGTCAGCGGGACGGCGTCCGCCATCGGGGTGAGGAACCAGTGCGCGGGGGTGTTCTCCACGCTCGAGGGGTCCAGGGGGTAGACCTCGCCCGCTTCGGCGAGGGCGTTCTGCCCCTGGCCGCCTTCGAGCCAGGCGAGGAAGGAGCGGGCCCCGGAGGGGTTCGTCGCATTCGCGAGCTCGGCGGCGAACAGGTAGCGCTCGACGCAGGTGGCCGGGAGCGGATGGGCTCTCGCTTCAATGCCCGGGGTGGAAGTGGTGTCCACGATCGTGCTCATCGGCGCCACGAGGAGCGGGTGGCGGTGAGAGGGCGCGGACTGGGCCGCCTCGCCGTTTTCTTCAAGGACCGTCCACGACGCCTTCGCCTCATCCGGAGCGCCGATGAATGCGCCGGAGCCCTTCAGGGCGCGCGCCCACGCGTCCAGGTCGCCGCTCACGCGCGAAGCCGCCCCGAGGAGGAAGAACGCGCCGCTCTTCGTCGAGGCGGGGTCGGGCACGGCGAGGAGGAAGCCGGTATTCGCGTCGCTGAGGCCGTCGAAGCCCTCCGGAATGCGCCTTTGCCCGGCTGAAATCCATCCCGAGTCCGCGAGGACGCAGACATCGTCGCGCCCGTAGGGCATTGCGCCCGCGATCACCCCTCCGACGCCCTCCGGATAGCTGAGTTCGAAGGGCGGCGCTTCGCTCAGGGCGCCGCGGACCGTATCGAGTCCGAGCAGGTCGAGTCCCATGACGAGGTCCGCCTCGACCTCGGCCGCCTCCTCATCGGAGCCGAGCGTCACCGTCTGCGGAGTGAATCCCGTGGCGGTCCGGAACGCCGAAAGCGCTTCCTCTGAGAACTCGACACCCGGTGCGAGGGCGATGACGACGGTTCCCGAGCCGCGTTCGGGCGCGGGCGCTCCGAGCGCGCCGGGGCCTTTCGATTGGGGCTGTTCCGCGAGCATCCCGGGCACGATCGGCTCCGCAAAAGGATCGGCTCCGTCGTAGGAGGCCGACACGGAGGGCGTGCACGCCCCGAGCGCCCCGCCGAGGAGGAGGGCCGCCGCGATCGCGAGCGGCCTGCGGATCTGGATCATCGGGACTCCTTCGGCGACATGTGGAACCTCGTCATTTTACGGCCCGCCGGGGACCGGCACGAGTGCGCCGAGGCGTCGCCCTAGGGCATGATGGGGTATCGGCACCTCCGGAGCCCGAATGAACGAGGAGAATCGCAATGGAAGATCTCGGCTGGAAGATCGCGAGCGCGGGAGCGGCGGCGGTCGCAGCGATGGGCGCGAGCAAGATCGCTGAAATCGGCTGGCGTCTGGCCACGGGCAATGAGGCTCCCCGCGAGGACGACGATGAGGCGGCGCTCGCCTCGCTCGTCATTTTCGCCGCGGCCTCGGCCGCCGTCGTCGCCATCGCTCAGCGGTACGCGCTGCGTTCGGCGAAGAAGTTCTGGGGACCGTCCGCCCCCAAGAGCCTGGAGGCCTGAGCCCCTTCAGGGCCTTCTCGGGATCCCCGGGATCCCTTCGCGCGCTTCCGGGCCTCCTTTCAGGAGCATTCGCGCCCGGGCGGACCGGCGATTCGCGTCATCGCGGAGGGTCCAGGATCGGGAACAGCTCCGTCAGATCGGTCCGTTCGCCGGAGGCTTGAACGCGGCCGTCCCCGATCGCGTCCTCCCATCGGATCCCGCCCGTCGCGAGCCCGAGCCACACCTGCATGCCGGTCTCCACGACGGCCGGAGGCGTTCCCCTCCGGTGCGTCGTCCCCGGCAGGATCTGGACCGCGCCCGCGGGAGGGACCCGCACTTCGACGGCGCGACCGGGATGCAGGGCTTCGAGTTCTTCAAGAGTGAAGCGCACGGCGGTCAGCAGTGTTCCACGCGATGCCGACTCGGGATCGCACCCCCAGGCCTCAACCGCCGCCATGCCCTCCACGGGGTCGATCCGTCTCCTCGCCATGGGTGACATCATAAGATCCTGAGCCGATCGGGGCTCAATGCGGGACCTCCCCCATATGCGCGAGGAGAATGATGGTGCACAGTAGAGGTGCAGCGATCCGCGTCGACGAATGAAGGAGGGACGATGAGCGGCGAGGCGACGGCCATCGACATGCCGGCGAACACCATCGAAGAGCCCCACGCCCCTTCCCGCGCCCTCACCCTTCCCGAGCGTCTTCTCACCTCCGGCTCCCTCATCGATTCCCCCCGCATTCCGTGCGCCGAATGGGACCCCGAGGTGCTGCGCGCGCTCGCGGGCGCCGACCGGGTCGGTGAGATCTCCCTGCGCCGCATTGAGATCTTCGATGACATCGACGACTTCGCCCTCGAGCACCCCGACGCGGTCCTCTCGCCGAATTCCTGGGGGCGCGCCCTCGGCCATCGTCTCCGTGACGCCGTGGAGCGGCGCTGCTGCCTGTGGCTGGCAACCGCTTCGCCCGAGTCCCTGCCGCGCCTCGAGCGCCTTTTCGGCCCGGGCATCCTTAAAGTCGCCGGCGCCTCCGCGCCCGACGGGCGCCTGCCGCTCGCATTGAATCCTTTGGAGCTCGTGCGCGCCTGGTCGCATGATCGTGCGCGCTCCGCCTTTCTGCGCCGGGTCCTTCACGACGCCGATTCCCTGCGCGCCCCGAGCGCGGTGATCGAGGCCCTCCGTCATGGTGCCGTGGCGATCCGGGAGCGTTCCCGCCTCGCTCGTCTCGCGATCAATCCCCGGGTGATCGCCTACCTCGTGGTCTTCGTGTACTCGTCCCTGCGGGCGCTCCCCGTTGCGCTCGTCCCCGGTTTCACGGGCAAGGTCTGGGTGCTCTGGTCGATCGACATCTTCACGGCGATCCCCTACACCTGGGGCGTCCTCACGATGATCGCGGGCCGGACGCTCCGGATGCGCCTCCTGGGGCTGACGGTCACGATCGTGACCTTCATGGCGCCGTACATCTATTTCTGGCTCCACGGCAAGGACTACCCTCCTGCGGTCATCGCCCTCGTGATCGCGATGATCCTGGGTTCGGTGGGTCTGGAGTTCGCCCGCTGGATGCGCGACCGCGTCGTCGCCCGCAGCCTCCGTCGCCCTTGATCCTCGCAGATCGCCGTCGGCCCTGATGCGCCGTCTTCATCACCGCTGATCCCGCATCGGATCCGCAATTCGGGATATCCCGGTCCCCCGGGCGATGTTCTCGCAGCGCACGGCGTCCTGACGCACGCGCGTCCCCGTCCTGAGAATCCCCGGCGAGAGACACCGATTCGGGCGGACGCCCGCTCTCAGCAGGGTTCCCGCTCCCACTACGCCCGCTCCCCCTGGACAGCTCCCGACGACACCCGATCCCACTGGACGCCCGATCCCGGCCTGCGCGAAGCCCTCCCTCCGGCACGCGCACGGCTACGCCCTCGGCGATGATGCCGAGGGCGCACCGCGCACGCGGGACTCAGGCGGCGGTCAACGCCTCCTCGTCCGTCTTCGCCCGCCAAGTACGGGCGATCCCCGTCAAGAGGAACCAGGCGGCGGAAACCCAGAAAGCCGCGATCGCCCAGAGCGGACGGGCCGGCACGGCGACGAGCACCGCCACCGACGCGATCCACACGACGGATGCGATGATGTTCCACACTCGAAGCTTCTTCACGCGCATCGGATGGGTGAAGTACAGGGGCGCCAGAGTCAGGACCGCGAGACCGATCGTGATCACGATGTTGACGGCGGCCGGAGTCTGCATCACGTACATCGTCACCGCAACGACGTTCCACGCCGCAGGGAAGCCGACGAAATAGGAGTCGGCGGATTTCTCGCCCTCATTCGCGTAGCAGAACACCGAGGACACGGTCGCCACGATCATCGCGATCAGGCCGATGGCCTTGGAGCCAAAGGGCAGGTAGAGGTACATGAAGAGCGCGGGCAGGAAGGTCCAGGTGAGGTAGTCCACGACATTGTCGAGGACGGATCCGTCGAACCAGGGGATGACCTGTTTGACGCAGGTCTTGCGCGCGAGCGTCCCGTCGAGGCCGTCGACGATGAGGGCGACTCCGAGCCAGAGCCACATCATCTGGACGCGCCCTTCGATGAGGGCGACGGCCGCGAGACTCGCCCAGACGAGACCGGACATCGTGAATGCGTGGACCGCCCAGGCGGCGATCACTCGCGAAAGGCGAGGCGCCGGCGCCGCGTCCTCGGAGCGGATCTCGGATTGCGCGGGGCTGCCGGGGGTGTGCATTTCGGGGAGGGTGGGGGGATTCACTGTGTCGTCCTGTTTCGAGGGATCGGTCGCTTTTCAGTATCGGCCTTGAAGTTGTAAAGCCACAGTATTTGCGAGCATTTCCAGCAGGAATCAGGGTGGTCCCTGAGGGGCTCGCACGCACGTCCCTTACCCAGGCCGCTCCGGCCGGCTGCGGCATCGCCGAGGGCGGGGCCCTTTCTCATGGAACAGCGGATCTTTCGCGAAAGCGTGAACACGAAGGGCCCTGAGATCTGTCCCTCGTCGAGAGGGCGCGGCGCAGGGCCCTGGATCGTCTCGGCGGGAAGGGGGGATGCCCCGAACAGCAAGCGCCAACCCCACAGCCAAGGGGCCAACCCCGCACCCTATTCCTTGGATGCGGACTTAACCCCCAGAAACACCCCGCCAACCCCACAGCCAAGGGGCCAACCCCGCACCCTATTCCTTGGATGCGGACTTAACCCCCAGAAACACCCCGCCAACCCCACAATCAAGGGGCCAACCCCGCACCCTATTCCTTGGATGCGGGGTTGTGTTCGCCGACGAGCACCACGCGGCCCCGCCATCCGGGAGAGCGCTCGAACACGGGAGAAACCCCGCACACGGAACAGACCCCGCACACAGGTGGTGCCCGCATGGTCGTCCATGCGGGCACCACCCGGCTTCAGAACCTCTCGCGCAGCGCCGCCTCCGACCTCTCCCGCAGCGCTTCGACGTCCTCGATCCAGCCGCCGACCCCGTCGGCGAGCAGGTCCGATCCGAGAACCGCGAGCATGTCCCCGCCCGTCGTGCCCAGACGCGCGACCGGCACGCCCTCGGCCTCGGCGGCGGCATGGACGGCCGCGAGCGCGCCTTCGGGAACCGCGATGATCGCGCGCGCCTGGGACTCGGAGAAGAGCATCTCGAAGTCGGACAGGCCGTTGAAGCCCTGCGCTTCGGTGAGGTCGAAGGTTCCGCCGATGCCGAAGCGCAGCGCCATGTCGGCGAGGGCCTGCGCGAGGCCGCCGTTGGACAGGTCGTGGGCAGCGCGCACGAGCGGGCGCCCGTCCGGGCCGTCGGCTGCCGACAGGGCACGGATGACGTTGCCGAGCGCCACTTCCGCGGACAGGTCCACCTGCGGCGGCAGGCCGCCGAGGTGGCCGTGGCGGATGCGCGCCCAGGCGGAGCCGTCGAGCTCGGAGCGCGTCTCGCCGAGGAGGAGGACCGCGAGGCCCTCCTCGGTGAAGCCCGAGGGGTTCGCACGACGGACGTCCTCCATGATGCCGAGCATGCCGACGACGGGCGTCGGGTTGATCGACGAGCTCGGGAGGTTCTTCTCGGTGCCCGAGGAGTTGTAGAGGGACACGTTGCCGCCGGTCACCGGCACGCCGAGCTCGATGCAGCCGTCGGCCAGGGCCGTCATCGCGGTGACGAGCTGCCACATCGCGTCCGTGTCCTCGGGGTTGCCGAAGTTCAGGCAGTCGGTGATCGCGACCGGCTCGGCGCCGACGACGGCGACGTTGCGGTAGGCCTCGGCGAGCGCCTGCTTGGCGCCGACGGCCGGGTCGAGCTTCGTGTACCAGCCGTTCGCGTCCGTCGCGAGGGCGACGCCGAGACCGGACTCCTCGTCGACGCGGACGACGCCGGCGTCGTCGGGCTGGGCGAGGGCCGTGTTGCCCTGGACGTAGCGGTCGTACTGGTCGGTGACCCACGCCTTCGACGCCTGGTTGACGTCGGCGAGGACCGTGCGGATGTCGGACACGAGGTCCGCACCGCTCGCCGGGCGCTCGAGGCGATCCGAGGAGTCCGCCTGGAGCTCGTCCTGCCAGGCGGGGCGCGCGTAGGGGCGGTCGTAGACGGGGCCCTCGTGGGCGACGGTCTTCGGGTCGACGTCGACGATCCGGTGGCCGAAGTGGTCGATGGTGAGGCGCCCGTCGCCGGTGAGTTCGCCGATGATCGCGGCCTCGACGTCCCACTTGTCGATGATCTCGAAGAAGCGCTCCCGGTCGGCGGGGGTGACGATCGCCATCATGCGCTCCTGCGACTCCGACATGAGGATCTCGCCGGCGGTGAGGGTCGGGTCGCGCAGGAGGACCTTCTCGAGGTCGACGTGCATGCCCGAGTCGCCGTTGGAGGCGAGCTCGCTGGTCGCGCAGGAGATGCCCGCGGCGCCGAGGTCCTGGATGCCCTGGACGACCTTCGCGGCGAAGAGGTCGAGGCAGCATTCGATGAGGACCTTCTCCATGAAGGGGTCGCCGACCTGGACGGAGGGGCGCTTGGCGGGCATGCCGTCCTCGAAGGTCTCCGAGGCGAGGATCGAGGCGCCGCCGATGCCGTCGCCGCCCGTTCGCGCGCCGAAGAGGACGACGAGGTTGCCCTCGCCCTCGGCGTTGGCCAGGTGGATGTCGTCGTGGCGCAGCGTGCCCAGGCACAGGGCGTTGACCAGCGGGTTGCCCTGGTAGGAGGGGTCGAATTCGGTCTCCCCGCCGATGTTGGGCAGGCCGAGGCAGTTGCCGTAGCCGCCGACGCCGGAGACGACGCCGTGGACGACGCGCGCCGTGTCGGGGTGGTCGACCGCGCCGAAGCGGAGCTGGTCCATGACGGCGACGGGGC is a window encoding:
- a CDS encoding substrate-binding domain-containing protein — translated: MIQIRRPLAIAAALLLGGALGACTPSVSASYDGADPFAEPIVPGMLAEQPQSKGPGALGAPAPERGSGTVVIALAPGVEFSEEALSAFRTATGFTPQTVTLGSDEEAAEVEADLVMGLDLLGLDTVRGALSEAPPFELSYPEGVGGVIAGAMPYGRDDVCVLADSGWISAGQRRIPEGFDGLSDANTGFLLAVPDPASTKSGAFFLLGAASRVSGDLDAWARALKGSGAFIGAPDEAKASWTVLEENGEAAQSAPSHRHPLLVAPMSTIVDTTSTPGIEARAHPLPATCVERYLFAAELANATNPSGARSFLAWLEGGQGQNALAEAGEVYPLDPSSVENTPAHWFLTPMADAVPLTPMDAAGLADRRATWSGAAAG
- a CDS encoding sterol carrier family protein yields the protein MARRRIDPVEGMAAVEAWGCDPESASRGTLLTAVRFTLEELEALHPGRAVEVRVPPAGAVQILPGTTHRRGTPPAVVETGMQVWLGLATGGIRWEDAIGDGRVQASGERTDLTELFPILDPPR
- a CDS encoding ACT domain-containing protein, translating into MSEDQPLDRMLATLAPVPQGEYVFALVDEVPAGTDPFAVIRDEDRYTVVLEKSEAEAAGLPVDKTYAHLSLGLDADLDSIGVTATIAQVLSARSIVANAIACTRHDHFFVQADRADEAAQLLADLGKNARGWLPRL
- a CDS encoding aldo/keto reductase, translated to MTRFLKKLSITLPTGAPIPVFGFGTYKVTSGVYETVSSALALGYRHIDTAQMYGNEAEVGRAIADSGVPREELFITSKLDNGNHEPAAARASFDKTLADLRTDYVDLFLIHWPLPTLYDGDVALPWPVLEEFHAQGRARAIGLSNYTIEHIERVLDAAEVAPHVLQVEAHPFFPNNEVRDFARAHGMTTQAWSPLARGRAAKDPALARIAASIGRTGPQVALRWALDRGDIVFPKSVTPARQAENLDVFSFTLADSLRARIDALDEGEAGRTGSHPDTMNRL
- a CDS encoding DUF4235 domain-containing protein, which gives rise to MEDLGWKIASAGAAAVAAMGASKIAEIGWRLATGNEAPREDDDEAALASLVIFAAASAAVVAIAQRYALRSAKKFWGPSAPKSLEA
- the purL gene encoding phosphoribosylformylglycinamidine synthase subunit PurL, which encodes MTAEAPTSPRELPDTVEDAAATPDKEMPWRELGLKADEYDRIVEILGRRPTNAELAMYSVMWSEHCSYKSSKKHLAEQFGARTTEKMKERLLVGMGQNAGVVDIGKGWAVTFKVESHNHPSFVEPYQGAATGVGGIVRDIISMGARPVAVMDQLRFGAVDHPDTARVVHGVVSGVGGYGNCLGLPNIGGETEFDPSYQGNPLVNALCLGTLRHDDIHLANAEGEGNLVVLFGARTGGDGIGGASILASETFEDGMPAKRPSVQVGDPFMEKVLIECCLDLFAAKVVQGIQDLGAAGISCATSELASNGDSGMHVDLEKVLLRDPTLTAGEILMSESQERMMAIVTPADRERFFEIIDKWDVEAAIIGELTGDGRLTIDHFGHRIVDVDPKTVAHEGPVYDRPYARPAWQDELQADSSDRLERPASGADLVSDIRTVLADVNQASKAWVTDQYDRYVQGNTALAQPDDAGVVRVDEESGLGVALATDANGWYTKLDPAVGAKQALAEAYRNVAVVGAEPVAITDCLNFGNPEDTDAMWQLVTAMTALADGCIELGVPVTGGNVSLYNSSGTEKNLPSSSINPTPVVGMLGIMEDVRRANPSGFTEEGLAVLLLGETRSELDGSAWARIRHGHLGGLPPQVDLSAEVALGNVIRALSAADGPDGRPLVRAAHDLSNGGLAQALADMALRFGIGGTFDLTEAQGFNGLSDFEMLFSESQARAIIAVPEGALAAVHAAAEAEGVPVARLGTTGGDMLAVLGSDLLADGVGGWIEDVEALRERSEAALRERF
- a CDS encoding DUF4921 family protein, yielding MAKELSRTDRAIVRLADGTVKQQNLLTGTEVWTVPGRGNRPLSVPDAQVRPIDHGRDGGHCAFCEHRYLETPPEKSRLVLDDHGDWRELSGLPAEALSETTAEFRRIPNLFEIVSYNYWHLNHGHTPSEAEHRRMAEYLASPTGYDHVMSVVRSRLLASGVDDAEISAMSDSQMLGHANGFFSGGHDIIIAKRHYADGATDESQLAGSGTLTPEEHYRYTDFTARSMEDLYGLDPNVRYVATFQNWLKPAGASFDHLHKQLVAIDDLAVQTEAELNRLRSQPDIYEEILKVAATRKLLIAQNDHAVAMAGFGHRFPGIAIWPLHSPINPWEASAEQMRGVSDILHAMHAATGADVPCNEEWYHRPPTVRTPMRWRILLKWRISTLAGFEGGTRIYLNTIDPWTVVDKVLPRLHEMREAGTIAPMRLGAECRVDPGMLEG
- a CDS encoding sialidase family protein encodes the protein MRIINLIRRGDPFPGSAFQTPLYRIPAVTIAGNRILVAFDVRADWRDLPADFDIALVSSDDEGKSWSSPMVLRRHEPGHGFGDAALTYDPFTDRVFCWSVGSMGESYFSAVAGGAGLELWLSVSDDHGQTWSHRDLSELRPDGVAGMFTASGTGTILPDGRLVQPFVARINDEDYAVCATSSDHGQTWTLGTPLGPGCDESKVIALSNGEVLLHARSAPRRRSARSKDAGANFTAPRVEEALVDPGCNGGLVRIGDVFLASMCSSPVERCRLSVHVSTDEGESWSEPIVVDEGAAAYSALAALDENRVVLVWEADDYEAILAAVISLDELGVHREDGVTYWDSTRVTLSPRRGLGSAKSPIVNTTC
- a CDS encoding CDP-alcohol phosphatidyltransferase family protein, with protein sequence MHTPGSPAQSEIRSEDAAPAPRLSRVIAAWAVHAFTMSGLVWASLAAVALIEGRVQMMWLWLGVALIVDGLDGTLARKTCVKQVIPWFDGSVLDNVVDYLTWTFLPALFMYLYLPFGSKAIGLIAMIVATVSSVFCYANEGEKSADSYFVGFPAAWNVVAVTMYVMQTPAAVNIVITIGLAVLTLAPLYFTHPMRVKKLRVWNIIASVVWIASVAVLVAVPARPLWAIAAFWVSAAWFLLTGIARTWRAKTDEEALTAA